From a single Polynucleobacter asymbioticus QLW-P1DMWA-1 genomic region:
- a CDS encoding SDR family NAD(P)-dependent oxidoreductase, translated as MEHTVLVTGATAGFGEATARRFLAHGHKVIAVGRRIERLEALKASLPVDQQKKLLTMVVDVCDAAKVDVLASALPADFANVSVLVNNAGLALGLEPAHKAFLSDWDRMIDTNIKGLAHMSRAFLPGMVERKRGHVINLGSVAANYPYPGGNVYGGTKAFVKQFSLNLRADLVGTPVRVTCIEPGMCSGTEFSNVRFKGDDDKAGQVYTGVKALSADDVAEAIYWTATLPSHMNINVLEMMPVQQSFNAFNVHRGEF; from the coding sequence ATGGAACACACTGTTTTAGTAACTGGCGCTACCGCTGGATTTGGTGAGGCAACTGCTCGTCGCTTTTTAGCTCATGGACATAAGGTAATTGCCGTAGGCAGAAGAATTGAACGCCTCGAGGCTTTGAAGGCATCACTTCCGGTGGATCAACAGAAAAAATTACTCACCATGGTGGTGGATGTATGCGATGCTGCTAAGGTGGATGTTTTGGCATCAGCCCTACCGGCTGATTTTGCAAACGTCAGCGTCCTAGTAAACAACGCTGGCTTGGCCCTCGGCTTAGAGCCAGCGCACAAAGCATTTTTGAGCGACTGGGATCGAATGATTGATACCAATATCAAAGGCCTAGCCCATATGAGTCGCGCCTTTTTACCAGGAATGGTTGAGCGCAAACGTGGTCACGTGATTAATCTGGGTTCTGTTGCAGCTAATTACCCGTATCCTGGTGGCAACGTTTACGGCGGCACTAAGGCGTTTGTAAAACAATTTAGCTTGAATTTGCGTGCTGATTTGGTTGGCACACCAGTGCGAGTCACTTGTATAGAGCCTGGAATGTGCTCTGGTACTGAGTTTTCAAATGTACGCTTTAAGGGTGATGACGATAAGGCCGGTCAAGTCTATACCGGAGTAAAGGCTTTAAGTGCAGATGATGTTGCAGAGGCGATCTACTGGACAGCCACTTTACCAAGCCATATGAATATCAACGTTTTAGAAATGATGCCGGTTCAGCAATCCTTTAATGCATTTAATGTGCATCGCGGGGAGTTTTAA
- a CDS encoding DUF2889 domain-containing protein, translated as MLSSPEKRSPLHTREITFYGYAREDGLWDIEGHLKDTKAAPFQTGTKIWQPGEAFHDMWVRLTVNNELVIQDIEVAMDGHPHPECPLVVPPMNALIGARLGKGWRKTIQTHLGGIQGCTHLRELLNSMATAAFQSIPGALFDPDENKPPLYLGGCKSWDFNGPVVMRIYPQFYQWKDQDKSS; from the coding sequence ATGTTGTCATCCCCTGAAAAGCGCTCTCCATTACACACCCGAGAAATTACTTTTTATGGGTACGCTCGAGAAGATGGTCTTTGGGATATTGAAGGTCACTTAAAAGATACCAAGGCGGCACCCTTTCAGACTGGAACCAAAATTTGGCAACCAGGCGAGGCATTTCATGATATGTGGGTACGCCTTACTGTCAATAACGAATTAGTCATTCAAGATATCGAAGTAGCGATGGATGGCCATCCTCATCCAGAATGCCCGCTCGTAGTTCCACCCATGAATGCACTCATCGGCGCGCGCCTAGGGAAAGGATGGCGCAAAACGATTCAAACCCATTTGGGTGGCATACAAGGCTGTACGCATTTGCGCGAGTTGCTCAATAGCATGGCAACTGCCGCCTTTCAGTCTATTCCAGGGGCTTTATTTGATCCAGATGAAAATAAGCCGCCCCTTTACTTGGGCGGCTGTAAATCATGGGACTTTAATGGCCCCGTGGTGATGCGAATCTATCCCCAGTTTTATCAATGGAAAGATCAAGACAAGTCGTCTTAA
- a CDS encoding pseudouridine synthase has protein sequence MAKPISLEKILFSQGFGTRRYCSDLVYADLVKVNGVLAEDPEERIATEGLVLTVEDRDWEYHEKAYIAFNKPENYECSHKTTHHPSVYSLLPSPFVERGLQCVGRLDFDTTGLLLISDDGQFIHKMTTPKKNIGKVYEITTPEPITQSQIDHLLNGVVLDDDPKPCFAVACNQLTEYTLAMTIVEGRYHQVKRMMAAVGNHVAKLHRTEIGAYLMPTDLAEGEWRWLYPQDLQMLSKSVAA, from the coding sequence ATGGCAAAACCCATTTCCCTCGAAAAGATTCTATTTAGCCAAGGCTTTGGCACGCGGCGCTATTGCAGCGATTTGGTATACGCCGATTTGGTGAAGGTCAATGGTGTATTGGCCGAAGATCCCGAAGAAAGAATTGCAACCGAGGGTTTGGTCTTGACCGTAGAAGACCGGGATTGGGAATACCATGAAAAAGCTTATATCGCATTTAATAAGCCAGAAAATTATGAGTGCTCGCATAAAACTACGCATCACCCCAGTGTTTACAGTCTATTACCGAGCCCATTTGTAGAGCGAGGCTTGCAATGCGTAGGGCGATTAGATTTTGACACCACCGGGCTTTTATTGATTTCGGACGACGGGCAGTTTATTCATAAGATGACGACGCCTAAAAAGAATATTGGTAAGGTGTATGAGATCACTACGCCTGAGCCCATAACGCAATCGCAAATCGATCATTTATTAAATGGAGTGGTATTAGACGATGATCCCAAGCCCTGTTTTGCAGTGGCATGCAATCAACTCACTGAATACACCTTGGCGATGACTATTGTTGAAGGGCGCTATCACCAGGTTAAGCGGATGATGGCTGCAGTGGGCAATCATGTTGCCAAGCTCCATCGCACAGAAATTGGTGCGTACCTTATGCCAACGGATTTAGCGGAAGGGGAGTGGCGCTGGCTTTATCCTCAAGACCTGCAAATGTTATCTAAGAGTGTTGCTGCATAG
- a CDS encoding 4a-hydroxytetrahydrobiopterin dehydratase → MTSNSILPADYDFEGVIPLWKVNVEEKKMTRQFTFQHFIQAFEFMTHCASYAEELNHHPDWSNSWNIVKVELSTHSAGALTELDIKMASFMDAMALQLETKSK, encoded by the coding sequence ATGACTTCGAATTCAATACTGCCGGCTGATTATGATTTTGAGGGTGTTATTCCCTTATGGAAAGTCAATGTAGAAGAGAAAAAAATGACTCGCCAATTTACTTTTCAACACTTTATTCAAGCTTTCGAATTTATGACTCATTGTGCAAGTTATGCAGAAGAATTGAATCATCATCCTGATTGGTCGAATTCTTGGAATATAGTAAAGGTTGAGTTAAGCACTCACTCTGCAGGTGCTTTGACTGAGTTAGATATAAAAATGGCATCCTTTATGGATGCCATGGCCCTACAGCTTGAAACCAAATCGAAATAA
- a CDS encoding SOS response-associated peptidase has translation MCVQYLTTVNIDWVKSHFDLDLPASTAHDVFPTYPGPIVLKSHNTDRMAIGLARFGLIPAWAKDEDFGRKTYNARAETVAIKPSYKNAWAKRHYALTLVDAFYEPSYESGKAVRTRIHQAQHKPMAIASIWDTWTEPDTGEFIVSFSMLTIDASNHPVMKRFHKPEDEKRTVVPLRPELFNDWLNATPEAASALLCCESMTELAIAE, from the coding sequence ATGTGTGTTCAATACCTCACCACTGTCAACATAGATTGGGTTAAATCCCATTTCGATCTGGATTTACCAGCATCCACCGCCCACGATGTATTTCCCACTTATCCAGGACCGATTGTTTTAAAAAGCCACAATACTGACCGCATGGCAATTGGACTTGCTCGATTTGGCCTGATCCCAGCCTGGGCTAAGGATGAGGATTTTGGTAGAAAAACTTACAATGCACGAGCTGAAACTGTCGCAATCAAACCTTCATATAAAAATGCATGGGCTAAACGACATTACGCCCTCACATTGGTAGATGCATTTTATGAACCCAGTTATGAATCAGGCAAAGCAGTGCGCACTCGCATTCATCAAGCTCAACATAAACCTATGGCTATTGCCTCGATTTGGGATACATGGACGGAACCAGATACCGGCGAATTCATTGTATCTTTCTCGATGCTCACGATAGATGCTAGCAATCATCCAGTGATGAAACGCTTTCATAAACCAGAGGATGAAAAACGTACTGTAGTACCTCTTCGACCGGAGTTGTTCAACGATTGGTTGAACGCTACACCAGAGGCGGCTAGCGCATTACTCTGTTGCGAGTCGATGACAGAGTTAGCGATCGCCGAGTAA
- a CDS encoding peptidylprolyl isomerase, producing MKLLISRLKPSVAQLITSSILLGCFGSAFAQQSGLPINAAASVNGAIITNDMVEQGIKVAISQGQKDSPELRKAVIQKFVEVMLLSQQAEKDGLANSEKANSQLALIRQNYLADLELSTFMAQNPITDADVQAEYNREVSSLGPQGMITEYKISDIAVATEAEAQAALDRIKKGEPFDKVARSVSLGPNKAQGGAAGWVQPGQVPPQIGSVLATLGKGQVCSAPIQMQQGWYLVKVEDKKSSKPPTFEQAKQAVRAGLIQKKQYEFVAKIAKDSKIVVQ from the coding sequence ATGAAACTGCTTATTTCCCGATTAAAACCTTCGGTTGCGCAGCTCATTACATCCAGTATTTTATTGGGTTGTTTTGGTAGCGCTTTTGCTCAACAAAGTGGTTTGCCAATTAATGCGGCTGCTTCTGTAAATGGAGCAATCATCACCAATGACATGGTTGAGCAGGGCATTAAGGTTGCGATTTCACAAGGCCAAAAAGACTCCCCTGAATTACGCAAAGCCGTCATTCAGAAGTTTGTTGAAGTGATGCTCTTGTCTCAGCAAGCTGAAAAAGATGGTTTAGCAAATTCAGAGAAAGCAAATTCCCAGCTGGCATTAATTCGTCAAAACTATTTGGCCGATTTAGAGCTGTCAACTTTTATGGCACAAAACCCCATTACCGATGCTGACGTACAAGCAGAGTACAACAGGGAGGTTTCTTCATTGGGACCACAAGGCATGATTACGGAATACAAAATCAGTGATATTGCTGTGGCTACAGAAGCTGAGGCGCAAGCAGCTTTAGACCGTATTAAAAAAGGTGAGCCATTTGATAAGGTGGCTAGAAGCGTGTCACTAGGCCCCAATAAAGCGCAAGGCGGTGCAGCTGGATGGGTCCAGCCTGGTCAGGTTCCCCCGCAAATTGGATCGGTATTAGCCACGCTTGGAAAGGGTCAAGTGTGTTCAGCCCCTATTCAAATGCAACAAGGCTGGTATTTGGTGAAAGTGGAAGATAAAAAATCAAGCAAGCCACCTACTTTCGAACAGGCTAAGCAAGCTGTTCGCGCTGGTTTAATTCAGAAAAAACAGTATGAGTTTGTTGCTAAGATTGCTAAAGATTCTAAGATTGTTGTTCAATAG
- a CDS encoding dihydrofolate reductase — MTQPAISMIVARSRNHVIGRDNQMPWKISADLQFFKRVTMGHPVIMGRKTWESIGRPLPGRRNIVVSRNADLQLTGAELAGSLDEALNRLSEARRVFVIGGEQLFKQAFDKADRLYITEIDIDINDGDTFFEVPDESSWTEVERTPGSEGEIHFNFLTLERK, encoded by the coding sequence ATGACACAACCCGCCATCTCTATGATTGTTGCGCGCTCCCGAAATCATGTCATTGGACGCGACAATCAAATGCCTTGGAAAATTTCGGCAGACCTGCAGTTTTTCAAGCGCGTCACGATGGGTCATCCCGTCATCATGGGCCGAAAAACCTGGGAGTCTATCGGAAGACCGCTTCCAGGACGCCGTAATATCGTTGTTAGTCGCAATGCAGACCTTCAACTTACTGGCGCTGAACTGGCTGGATCACTAGATGAAGCACTTAATCGCTTAAGCGAGGCGCGACGCGTATTTGTCATTGGTGGTGAGCAATTATTTAAGCAAGCTTTTGATAAGGCAGATCGCCTCTACATTACGGAAATAGATATCGATATCAATGATGGTGACACCTTCTTTGAAGTGCCTGATGAATCTTCCTGGACAGAAGTCGAACGCACTCCGGGATCTGAAGGTGAAATTCATTTCAACTTTCTCACTTTAGAACGCAAATAA
- a CDS encoding thymidylate synthase, whose translation MRQYHNLMKEVLAKGVQKSDRTGTGTISVFGHQMRFNLADGFPMVTTKKLHMKSIVYELLWFLKGSTDNNWLKERGVSIWNEWAAPDGDLGPIYGYQWRSWPAPNGQHIDQISEVVETIKKNPDSRRIIVSAWNVADIPRMALAPCHAFFQFYVADGKLSCQLYQRSADIFLGVPFNIASYALLTHMVAQQCNLEVGDFIWTGGDCHLYSNHLEQVDLQLSRDFLPLPKLNILRKPDSLFDYEFEDFEIVGYESHPHIKAPVAI comes from the coding sequence ATGCGCCAATATCACAATTTAATGAAAGAAGTCCTAGCCAAGGGCGTACAAAAGTCCGATAGAACTGGGACCGGCACGATCTCGGTATTTGGGCACCAGATGCGTTTTAATTTGGCCGACGGCTTTCCAATGGTCACCACCAAGAAGCTCCACATGAAGTCCATTGTTTATGAATTACTCTGGTTTCTCAAAGGCAGTACAGATAATAATTGGCTTAAAGAGCGTGGCGTATCCATCTGGAATGAATGGGCAGCTCCTGACGGCGATTTAGGCCCTATATATGGCTATCAATGGCGTTCTTGGCCTGCGCCTAATGGTCAGCACATTGATCAGATCTCTGAAGTGGTGGAGACCATCAAAAAGAATCCTGACTCACGTCGCATCATTGTTTCAGCTTGGAATGTGGCAGATATCCCGCGTATGGCTTTAGCGCCTTGCCACGCCTTCTTTCAGTTTTATGTTGCCGACGGAAAGTTATCCTGCCAGCTATATCAGCGAAGTGCTGATATTTTCTTGGGCGTCCCATTTAATATCGCTAGCTACGCTTTATTGACCCATATGGTGGCGCAGCAATGTAATTTAGAAGTGGGTGACTTTATTTGGACTGGTGGCGATTGTCATTTATATAGCAACCATTTAGAGCAAGTTGACCTCCAATTATCGAGAGATTTTTTACCCCTGCCTAAACTCAATATTCTGCGTAAACCAGATTCACTCTTCGATTATGAATTTGAAGACTTTGAAATTGTTGGCTACGAATCCCATCCCCACATTAAAGCTCCAGTAGCTATTTAA
- a CDS encoding NAD(P)/FAD-dependent oxidoreductase produces MLHSPIEADAVIIGAGPVGLFQVFELGLLEIKAHVIDSLPEAGGQCIELYPDKPIYDIPAVPVCTGRELTQNLLKQIEPFGAQFHLGQEVRTLEQQADGRLLIGTSQNQYFLSKTVFIAAGVGAFQPRKLALEGIEALEDKHIFYHVKHPEQFSGKKIVICGGGDSALDWALFLVEKAASVTLIHRRDDFKAAPKSIAKMRELCASKQMQLLIGQITSYEAQDDHLKEIVVTDIDGKTQALPVDDLLIFFGLSPKLGPIAEWGLDIERKQLVVDTEKFQTSIPGIYAVGDINIYPGKKKLILSGFHEAALAAFAAAAYLNPEKQIQLQYTTTSPKLHKALGVGSPTFE; encoded by the coding sequence GTGTTGCACTCACCTATAGAAGCCGATGCAGTCATTATTGGTGCCGGCCCTGTGGGTCTATTTCAGGTTTTTGAACTGGGTCTCCTAGAAATCAAGGCGCATGTTATTGACTCTCTTCCTGAAGCAGGAGGTCAATGCATCGAGTTATACCCAGATAAACCCATTTACGATATTCCTGCAGTACCAGTCTGCACTGGTCGTGAGCTGACTCAGAACCTACTAAAACAAATCGAGCCCTTTGGTGCGCAATTTCATTTAGGACAAGAAGTGAGGACCCTGGAGCAACAAGCCGATGGGCGCCTACTGATCGGCACTTCACAGAATCAATACTTTTTGAGTAAAACCGTCTTCATTGCAGCTGGCGTAGGTGCATTTCAGCCACGCAAGCTCGCCCTGGAGGGGATTGAAGCTCTTGAAGACAAACATATTTTTTATCACGTAAAGCATCCGGAGCAATTTTCCGGAAAGAAAATAGTTATCTGCGGTGGTGGAGACTCAGCTTTAGATTGGGCTTTATTCTTGGTAGAAAAAGCCGCCAGCGTGACATTGATTCATCGTCGCGATGACTTTAAAGCTGCCCCAAAATCAATTGCAAAGATGCGTGAGTTGTGTGCTTCCAAGCAAATGCAGTTGCTGATTGGGCAAATCACTTCTTATGAAGCGCAAGATGATCATCTAAAAGAAATTGTCGTTACTGACATTGATGGAAAAACTCAAGCACTACCAGTAGATGATCTCCTCATTTTCTTTGGGCTTTCTCCAAAGTTAGGCCCCATTGCTGAATGGGGCTTAGATATAGAGCGCAAGCAACTTGTTGTGGATACGGAAAAGTTTCAAACCAGTATTCCTGGTATTTATGCAGTAGGTGATATCAATATTTACCCTGGAAAAAAGAAACTCATTTTGTCAGGTTTTCATGAGGCCGCTTTAGCTGCTTTTGCTGCGGCAGCATATCTGAACCCGGAAAAGCAGATTCAACTGCAATACACCACCACCTCGCCCAAACTTCATAAAGCACTTGGTGTGGGCTCCCCCACATTCGAGTAA
- the fdxA gene encoding ferredoxin FdxA gives MTYVVTESCIRCKYTDCVDVCPVDCFREGPNFLVIDPDECIDCAVCVPECPVNAIYAEDDVPGDQQSFIKLNAELSPDWTSITKSKPALPDADEWKDVKNKLDQLVK, from the coding sequence ATGACTTACGTTGTTACCGAATCCTGCATCCGCTGCAAATACACCGACTGCGTAGATGTTTGCCCAGTTGACTGCTTTCGTGAAGGTCCTAACTTTTTAGTGATCGATCCAGATGAGTGTATTGATTGCGCTGTATGCGTACCAGAGTGTCCCGTCAATGCAATTTATGCAGAAGATGATGTTCCTGGAGATCAACAATCTTTCATCAAACTCAATGCTGAGCTATCCCCTGACTGGACCTCCATTACCAAGTCCAAGCCCGCACTGCCAGATGCGGATGAGTGGAAAGATGTAAAGAACAAACTCGATCAACTAGTTAAGTAA
- a CDS encoding 2-hydroxyacid dehydrogenase, producing the protein MNTSTNTQTNAQKPKILVARAIFPEALAKLEESFEVRSNQADQILTPEELKKELAGVVGALVTGSERIDAQALAQAKDLKIVANISVGYNNFDVPAITTAGVMATNTPDVLTDTTADFGFALLMATARRITESEHWIRAGKWDKWSIVNNPLGMDLHGSTLGIIGMGRIGQGVAKRALGFGMKVIYHNRSRLSEADEKACAASYVSKEELLRTADHVVLVLPYSAQSHHTIGEKELALMKPTATLINIARGGIVDDLALAKALREKTIFAAGLDVFEGEPSVNPELLKLSNVVLAPHIASATEKTRRAMVDLAIDNLRAALGGKKPPSLINAEVFKAE; encoded by the coding sequence ATGAATACGTCAACAAATACCCAAACTAATGCCCAAAAGCCCAAAATCTTGGTTGCTAGGGCCATATTTCCTGAGGCTTTGGCCAAATTAGAGGAATCCTTTGAAGTTCGATCCAATCAAGCTGATCAGATTTTGACTCCTGAGGAGTTAAAAAAAGAACTTGCTGGGGTTGTTGGGGCTCTGGTTACTGGCAGTGAACGCATTGATGCTCAGGCATTGGCGCAAGCAAAAGATCTGAAAATTGTGGCTAATATTTCAGTCGGTTACAACAACTTTGATGTACCAGCAATTACCACTGCTGGAGTGATGGCAACGAATACCCCGGATGTACTGACAGATACAACGGCAGACTTTGGATTTGCCCTTCTGATGGCAACCGCTAGACGCATTACAGAGTCTGAGCATTGGATCCGCGCAGGTAAGTGGGATAAATGGTCGATTGTGAATAATCCACTAGGGATGGATTTGCATGGCAGCACTCTAGGCATTATTGGTATGGGTCGTATTGGCCAAGGTGTTGCTAAGCGTGCACTAGGTTTTGGAATGAAGGTGATTTATCACAACCGTAGTCGTTTATCGGAGGCGGATGAAAAGGCGTGTGCTGCCAGTTATGTTTCTAAAGAAGAATTACTGCGTACTGCCGATCACGTTGTTTTAGTTTTGCCATATAGCGCCCAGAGTCATCACACTATTGGGGAAAAAGAGCTCGCATTAATGAAACCCACTGCAACCCTGATAAACATTGCCCGCGGGGGTATTGTGGATGATCTTGCTTTAGCTAAAGCGTTGAGAGAGAAAACCATTTTTGCAGCTGGCTTGGATGTATTTGAAGGTGAGCCTTCGGTGAATCCTGAGTTGCTTAAATTGAGCAATGTCGTATTAGCCCCTCATATTGCAAGTGCAACTGAAAAGACGCGTAGAGCAATGGTGGATTTAGCGATCGATAATTTACGTGCTGCCTTGGGTGGTAAAAAACCACCTAGCTTGATTAATGCGGAAGTATTTAAAGCAGAATAA
- the moeA gene encoding molybdopterin molybdotransferase MoeA, with product MKYSPNSPILLTPSLHVDEARKAITNLVAELLQEANAAQDPQEIETVSLDKAINRILAADLLSPIDVPAADNSAMDGYAFDGACLSVGSPKISLRIVGTALAGKPYEGSIGKDECLKIMTGALMPQGCDTVIPQEFTSEQDGTIRFKQDQLKVGENRRLRGEDLKQGKAAISAGRLLRPSDLGLVASLGISTLPVRRKLKVAILSSGDELRALNQTLDAGSVYDSNRYSLTGLLNRLDLEIIDCGIVRDDPTSLRKAFIEASEKADVLISSGGVSVGEADFTKQIMQELGDVGFWKIAMRPGRPMAFGVLKAAPGNPSARKTLFFGLPGNPVAVMVTFYQFVRSALLQLNGAKQTEPPLIQAISETAIRKKPGRTEFQRAILGRGSDGKPTLRLTGSQGAGILRSMSEANCFVILAHEQGNIAAGDWVDIALFEGLL from the coding sequence ATGAAATACTCGCCCAATAGTCCTATCTTACTGACGCCATCACTGCATGTGGATGAAGCGAGAAAAGCAATCACCAATTTGGTTGCAGAACTATTGCAAGAAGCAAATGCAGCTCAAGACCCTCAGGAAATTGAAACTGTCTCTTTAGACAAAGCGATTAATCGCATCCTCGCAGCTGATTTACTCTCCCCTATTGATGTGCCAGCTGCAGATAATTCTGCAATGGATGGTTATGCATTTGATGGGGCTTGCTTGAGCGTAGGTAGTCCTAAGATTAGTTTGCGTATAGTCGGCACAGCCTTGGCTGGCAAGCCTTATGAGGGCAGTATTGGTAAAGATGAGTGCCTGAAGATTATGACTGGCGCCTTGATGCCACAAGGTTGCGACACCGTTATTCCACAAGAATTTACAAGCGAACAAGATGGCACTATTCGCTTTAAGCAGGATCAATTGAAAGTTGGCGAGAATCGCCGCTTAAGAGGTGAAGATTTAAAGCAAGGAAAAGCAGCTATCAGTGCTGGACGTCTCTTACGACCTTCGGACTTAGGTCTTGTAGCGTCGCTTGGAATCTCTACGCTTCCCGTTCGCCGCAAACTCAAGGTGGCCATCTTGTCATCCGGTGATGAACTTCGTGCACTGAACCAAACGCTTGATGCTGGTAGTGTGTACGACAGCAATCGCTATAGCTTGACAGGTCTACTTAATCGCCTCGATTTAGAAATCATCGACTGCGGTATTGTTCGCGATGACCCAACGTCATTGAGAAAAGCATTTATAGAGGCAAGTGAAAAAGCAGATGTATTAATTTCTTCTGGTGGCGTTTCGGTAGGTGAGGCGGATTTCACAAAACAAATCATGCAAGAGCTGGGTGATGTTGGCTTCTGGAAAATTGCCATGAGGCCCGGTCGTCCCATGGCTTTTGGCGTTCTCAAGGCTGCTCCTGGAAATCCGTCTGCTCGCAAAACCCTCTTCTTTGGCCTACCGGGTAATCCAGTAGCGGTAATGGTCACTTTCTACCAATTCGTGCGAAGTGCTCTCTTGCAACTGAATGGTGCTAAACAAACAGAGCCACCTCTGATTCAAGCAATCTCTGAAACTGCCATCCGCAAAAAGCCCGGTCGTACTGAATTCCAACGTGCCATCTTAGGACGCGGTTCTGATGGTAAGCCTACCCTCAGGCTGACTGGTAGCCAAGGCGCTGGAATCTTGCGCTCAATGAGTGAGGCAAATTGCTTTGTGATCTTGGCTCACGAGCAAGGAAATATTGCCGCTGGAGACTGGGTAGATATAGCACTTTTTGAAGGACTGCTTTAA
- the mobA gene encoding molybdenum cofactor guanylyltransferase MobA, with translation MISPENITGLILAGGRAQRMGGIDKGLISFHQKPLIESAINRLKNQVGPILINANRNITKYAGYGYPVVMDETPDFSGPLAGFSVGLKACKTSYLLTSPCDSPLLPLDLAARLAAEMERGPFDLVYASSLESGKTWAQPVFCLMRANLQDSLTAFLTKGDLKIDRWFKELKSSTVIFDDAQAFANVNTPEELKILEAAL, from the coding sequence ATGATCTCCCCTGAAAATATTACAGGTCTGATACTGGCTGGTGGTCGCGCCCAACGCATGGGCGGAATTGATAAAGGCTTAATTTCTTTTCACCAAAAACCCTTAATTGAATCTGCAATCAACCGCCTAAAGAATCAAGTGGGTCCCATTCTGATCAATGCGAACCGCAACATCACCAAGTATGCGGGCTATGGTTATCCAGTCGTCATGGATGAAACTCCCGATTTCTCTGGCCCATTGGCAGGCTTCTCAGTTGGTCTTAAGGCTTGTAAAACATCTTATCTATTGACGAGCCCATGTGACTCCCCTTTACTACCCCTAGACCTTGCGGCACGCCTAGCGGCTGAAATGGAGCGTGGTCCTTTTGATTTGGTTTATGCCTCTAGCCTCGAATCTGGAAAGACTTGGGCGCAACCTGTGTTTTGCCTTATGCGCGCGAATCTGCAAGACTCACTCACAGCCTTTCTAACAAAAGGTGATCTGAAAATTGATCGCTGGTTTAAAGAACTTAAAAGTAGCACTGTAATATTTGATGATGCTCAGGCGTTTGCCAATGTAAATACCCCTGAGGAATTAAAAATTCTGGAAGCAGCTTTATGA
- the moaA gene encoding GTP 3',8-cyclase MoaA codes for MVEKVIPIRIDEGKGLVPSIGTQLITPHGRTQDTRGRVLRDLRISVTDRCNFRCTYCMPKEVFDQNYPYLAHQELLSFEEITRLTSIFSSLGVEKIRLTGGEPLLRKNLEILIEMLAKIHTTVGKPLDLTLTTNGSILRKKAAALKAAGLQRLTVSLDGLNNDVFKKMNDVDFPVEDVLDGIAAAQEVGFANIKVNMVVKKGTNDHEIIAMAKHFKGSGIILRFIEFMDVGSSNGWNMEQVLPSKEVIAQINAVFPLEPIDANYTGEVAQRWRYLDGSGEVGLISSVTQAFCHECTRARISTDGQLYLCLFANEGFDFKSLLRSGGSDLEIANAIMNTWAQRNDHYSEIRGSQTANPTSSSRKVEMSYIGG; via the coding sequence ATGGTTGAAAAAGTAATCCCCATTCGTATTGATGAAGGCAAAGGACTTGTGCCGTCTATTGGCACACAGCTCATCACGCCACATGGACGCACGCAAGATACTCGGGGGCGCGTCTTGCGTGACCTGCGCATCTCTGTCACTGATCGCTGCAACTTCCGCTGCACCTATTGCATGCCCAAAGAGGTCTTTGATCAAAACTATCCTTACCTCGCTCACCAAGAACTATTAAGCTTTGAAGAAATTACCAGACTCACCTCTATTTTCTCTAGTTTAGGTGTTGAAAAAATTCGCCTCACTGGTGGTGAACCGCTACTTCGCAAAAATCTAGAAATTCTGATTGAAATGCTTGCCAAAATTCATACTACGGTTGGCAAGCCACTTGATCTCACCTTGACCACTAATGGCAGCATTCTTCGCAAGAAAGCAGCCGCACTAAAAGCTGCTGGACTCCAGCGCTTAACAGTGAGTCTTGATGGCTTAAATAATGATGTCTTTAAAAAGATGAATGATGTAGATTTTCCTGTTGAAGATGTTCTAGATGGAATAGCTGCTGCACAAGAAGTTGGCTTTGCTAACATTAAAGTGAATATGGTCGTTAAAAAGGGAACAAACGATCATGAAATCATTGCGATGGCAAAGCACTTCAAAGGAAGCGGCATCATTCTTCGTTTTATTGAATTTATGGATGTCGGTAGCTCCAATGGCTGGAATATGGAGCAAGTTCTTCCATCCAAGGAAGTAATCGCCCAAATTAATGCCGTATTCCCACTGGAACCAATCGATGCCAATTACACCGGGGAAGTAGCCCAGCGCTGGCGCTACCTAGATGGCTCAGGCGAAGTAGGGTTGATCTCCAGCGTGACTCAGGCTTTCTGCCATGAGTGCACACGCGCCCGCATATCCACTGACGGTCAACTGTATCTTTGTTTATTTGCTAATGAGGGGTTTGACTTCAAATCGTTGCTTCGTTCCGGCGGTAGCGACTTGGAAATTGCAAACGCCATCATGAACACCTGGGCACAGCGCAATGACCACTACTCTGAAATCAGAGGCTCACAAACTGCAAACCCTACTAGTAGTAGTCGTAAGGTCGAAATGTCTTATATCGGCGGCTAA